A single Rhopalosiphum padi isolate XX-2018 chromosome 4, ASM2088224v1, whole genome shotgun sequence DNA region contains:
- the LOC132929275 gene encoding guanine nucleotide exchange factor subunit Rich produces the protein MYFPLGWPKVLASAHAAGTLVQVICNRDKILFAILSIERLEIWFCKPCVKITSYTRSPQSLDEIGFNRRVEWRPDSSMLVIVTTKGYLIFYNLSIIGDPGSLYHLEDSHISSLKRENDELFVKETIPSLHIKQDQIACVDGSVECMACIRDELMVSTCKGHVLRYHWNGSINRDYCLDLRRTPFSIDLHVSNAAPLTTKDTFIVDMEYSPLVGGFGIILNDGRAALLTASSLKFDPNQVQGIWAPSIDTATCTSLNHKYRLIAYGLKNSQGIVFGLDERTGGLQLSHNLVIPSQVWPGGGLGSVRCTRWTPDGCALVMAWENGGFAVWSTFGALLVCSLAWNFSVNIDLSSRNPLNIISMEWCIEGYQLWMINGASKDTHDDTVLQMSFLKSALAVNPTMSHRPHLYLQGEDKLYLNVTSGLTKVYKMTQSNNKTKDQLTITSALVENKQWIIVYAPSPYLGTNWPIRTSCIDDDGKHIAIAGRCGIAHYSLITHRWKLFGNEIQEKDMIVTGGVLWWRCYIICGCYSVPVDEHQVRIYNGDSRLSNDNMISYQLTGQALLLDCLGNRLAVFCSDGIVNLFNIELSPNHNMAILDRVQTIDMSALCIHPTCVVSVLLTTLRIEPKIKGSTVRDNFLLNINGNLLLVNQQSCDDQSQVIPSPILLASCVENAWVSSQYRRDKPHLTEALWLFCGAHGMRVWLPLFPKNGDKSHTFMSKRIMLPFQLKIYPLAILFEDAILLGAENDTLLYTSDTTTVFSLPFCQVERTSQVYLHQILRQLIRRNLGFHAWEVARCCTNLPYFSHSLELLLHEVLEEEATSKEPIPDAQLPSVIEFIQEFPNLYLETVVQCARKTEIALWPYLFSAAGKPKDLFQECLKRQNLNTAASYLIILQNLESSSVSCKYATLLLDSALDSCQWDLSKDLVRFLKAIDPNDADSPRTSCIFPAKYSMMGQASTVNPNEEDLSFLMGNIQVRGRSISTSTTPKIDMNSTFVRTDSRTEHNSSQRKRSVLSNGKSENGKDMVTCNSILEEFFTDTILQKHAAKLLFNYKLRALGYFAARLDFHLVEWLAKERNGAARIDNYIVALRSLYTDFSITRPLTPIQKRSPPPSGMLFNIDKPKWVDGGSAVGDSGYMSCQDVPQISSQYPQDGFLTGIDEASTVSESEDALLWNEERTQANIDNWNIIPNAHMLEQLSNEHLSQDTSKAEVQLRYLLQLLFEAGCLEWSFIVSVFLRDALAVQRLISISRSPEHSYESISRLKQAFILLYQWSCNECFGYRPFMSTCQAQLGVLNRIIASKQPAPTVTPQASSSSLTSVLTQSSRSRSASEGTGGSHTTSEITDHSLQTDCHPAIALDSSCDETPDNTPNFDTTSVVSLQSPNSCSLS, from the exons ATGTACTTTCCGTTAGGCTGGCCAAAAGTTTTGGCTTCAGCGCACGCTGCTGGCACCCTTGTCCAAGTGATATGCAACAGAGACAAAATTCTATTCGCTATACTTTCCATCGAGCGACTGGAAATATGGTTTTGcaag CCATGTGTGAAAATCACCTCTTACACAAGATCTCCACAAAGTCTTGATGAAATTGGTTTTAATCGACGTGTAGAATGGAGGCCAGATTCCAGTATGTTAGTCATAGtg ACTACAAaaggttatttaatattttacaatttgagCATAATTGGTGATCCTGGAAGCTTATATCATTTAGAAGATTCACACATCTCTAGTCTAAAAAGAGAAAATGATGAGCTATTTGTAAAGGAGACCATACCATCTTTACATATTaaacaa gaTCAAATTGCTTGTGTTGATGGTAGTGTTGAATGTATGGCTTGTATTCGTGATGAATTAATGGTGTCTACTTGTAAAGGACATGTATTGCGATATCACTGGAATGGTTCCATCAATCGAGATTACTGTTTGGATCTCCGTAGAACACCATTTTCTATTGATCTACATGTTTCTAATG CTGCACCATTAACTACAAAAGACACTTTTATTGTTGATATGGAATACTCACCATTAGTTGGAGGTTTTGGAATTATTTTGAATGATGGTCGTGCAGCACTACTTACAGCTTCATCTTTAAAATTTGACCCTAAT cAAGTTCAAGGCATTTGGGCTCCTAGTATTGATACTGCTACATGTACAAGCTTGAATCACAAGTATAGATTGATTGCATATGGACTAAAAaa TTCCCAGGGCATAGTATTTGGTCTTGATGAACGTACTGGTGGATTACAGCTATCTCACAACCTTGTGATTCCTAGTCAAGTATGGCCAGGTGGAGGATTAGGTTCTGTGAGATGTACTCGATGGACACCTGATGGCTGTGCTTTAGTAATGGCTTGGGAGAATGGTGGCTTCGCTGTATGGAGTACTTTTGGAGCTCTGTTAGTTTGTTCATTGGCATGGAATTTCAGTGTAAACATTGATTTGAGCTCTAGAAATCCACTCAATATTATTTCTATGGAATGGTGTATTGAAGGCTATCAATTATGGATGATTAATGGAGCCTCTAAAGATACACATGATGATACAGTACTACaaatgtcatttttaaaaagCGCTCTTGCTGTCAATCCAACAATG AGCCATCGTCCACATTTGTATCTCCAAGGTGAAGATAAATTGTATCTGAATGTAACATCAGGTTTAACCAAAGTGTATAAAATGACTCAATCCAATAACAAAACTAAAGACCAATTAACCATCACCAGTGCTTTAGTTGAAAATAAACAATGGATAATTGTTTATGCACCTTCTCCATATTTGGGAACCAATTGGCCAATTAGa acATCTTGTATAGATGATGATGGAAAACACATAGCAATTGCAGGGCGTTGTGGTATTGCTCATTATTCTTTAATTACCCATCGCTGGAAATTATTTGGCAATGAAATACAAGAAAAAGATATGATAGTAACTGGTGGAGTCTTATGGTGGCGATGCTATATTATATGTGGATGTTACAGCGTGCCCGTTGATGAACATCAAGTGCGAATATATAATGGAGATTCTAGATTATCCAATGATAATATGATTTCGTACCAATTAACTGGACAAGCTTTATTACTTGATTGTTTGGGAAACCGGTTAGCTGTTTTTTGTTCTGATggaattgttaatttatttaacattgagCTTTCACCTAATCACAATATGG ctatattGGATAGAGTACAGACTATTGATATGTCAGCTTTATGTATACATCCTACTTGTGTGGTTTCTGTTTTACTTACAACTTTACGTATTGAACCAAAAATTAAAGGTTCTACTGTAAGAGATAATTTTTTACTCAATATTAATGGGAATTTGCTGTTAGTAAATCAGCAAAGCTGTGATGATCAg tcACAAGTTATTCCATCTCCAATTTTATTGGCATCTTGTGTTGAGAATGCTTGGGTTTCAAGCCAATATCGCCGTGATAAGCCTCATCTGACTGAAGCCCTTTGGTTATTTTGTGGTGCTCATGGAATGAGAGTTTGGCTTCCATTGTTTCCAAAAAATGGGGATAAGTCACACACTTTTATGTCAAAAAGAATTATGTTGCCAtttcaacttaaaatttatCCATTAG CCATACTTTTTGAAGATGCTATTTTATTGGGTGCAGAAAATGATACATTACTGTACACATCAGATACTACTACTGTTTTTTCTTTGCCATTCTGTCAAGTAGAAAGaacg AGCCAGGTATATTTACATCAAATTTTGAGACAATTGATACGACGTAATTTGGGTTTCCATGCTTGGGAAGTCGCTAGGTGTTGTACAAATTTACCATATTTTTCTCATTCTTTGGAACTCTTGTTGCATGag gttcTAGAAGAAGAAGCTACCAGCAAAGAACCTATACCAGATGCTCAGTTACCTAGTGTTATAGAATTTATACAGGAATTTCCAAATCTGTATTTAGAAACTGTGGTTCAATGTGCTCGTAAAACAGAAATTGCATTATGGCCTTATTTATTTTCTGCAGCCGGTAAACCTAAAGATCTTTTTCAAGAATGTCTTAAAcgacaaaatttaaatactgcTGCTTCATATCTTATAATACTCCAG aatttagaatcATCTTCAGTCAGTTGTAAATATGCTACTTTGTTATTGGATTCAGCCTTAGATAGTTGCCAATGGGATTTATCTAAAGACCTTGTCAGATTTTTGAAAGCAATTG ATCCAAATGATGCAGATTCCCCAAGAACATCGTGTATTTTTCCTGCAAAATACAGTATGATGGGACAAGCAAGCACAGTTAATCCAAATGAGGAAGACTTATCATTTTTAATGGGAAACATACAA GTGAGAGGACGAAGTATTAGTACCAGCACTACACCTAAAATAGATATGAATTCTACTTTTGTAAGAACTGATAGTAGAACAGAGCATAATAGTTCACAAAGAAAAAGATCTGTACTTTCAAATGGAAAATCAGAAAATGG aaaggaTATGGTCACTTGTAATTCTATTCTTGAAGAATTTTTCACTGAtacaattcttcaaaaacatgctgctaaattattatttaattataagctaAGAGCACTTGGATATTTTGCTGCTCGATTAGACTTTCATTTAGTTGAATGGTTAGCAAAAGAACGTAATGGAGCAGCTAGGATTGATAACTATATTGTGGCCTTGCGAAGTCTTTATACTGATTTTTCCATAACAAGACCATTAACTCCTATCCAGAAACGTTCTCCACCACCATCCGGTATGTTGTTTAATATAGACAAACCTAAATGGGTAGATGGAGGTAGTGCTGTTGGAGATAGTGGCTATATGAGTTGTCAAGATGTTCCTCAGATTTCTTCTCAATATCCACAAGATGGATTTCTTACAGGAATTG ATGAAGCTAGTACGGTTAGTGAATCTGAAGATGCTTTGTTGTGGAATGAAGAAAGAACACAAGCTAATATTGACAACTGGAATATTATTCCTAATGCACATATGCTAGAACAACTTTCTAATGAGCATTTATCACAAGACACTTCAAAAGCTGAAGTGCAACTTAG atatttgctgcaattattatttgaagCTGGTTGTTTGGAATGGAGCTTTATTGTATCAGTGTTTCTTCGTGATGCATTAGCTGTACAAAGGCTTATATCTATTTCCCGGTCACCGGAACACAGTTATGAATCTATATCTAGATTAAAACAagcgtttattttattatatcaatggaGCTGCAATGAATG ttttggcTATCGACCATTTATGTCTACATGCCAAGCTCAATTGGGTGTATTAAATCGAATCATAGCATCTAAACAGCCAGCTCCTACTGTAACTCCACAAGCATCGTCGTCTTCACTGACCAGTGTTCTTACACAATCATCTAGATCACGATCAGCAAGTGAAGGTACCGGTGGTAGTCATACTACGTCAGAAATAACTGATCATAGTTTACAAACAGATTGTCATCCAGCTATTGCACTAGATTCTAGCTGTGATGAAACTCCAGACAATACACCTAATTTTGATACAACATCTGTTGTAAGCTTGCAATCACCTAATAGCTGTTCACTATCTTAA